A genomic region of Pseudomonas sp. RSB 5.4 contains the following coding sequences:
- a CDS encoding class I SAM-dependent methyltransferase encodes MPLLDTPFAQLDLIRQPEQQNEPLQAFDAADEYLLNHLAAEQPAADTRVLVLNDSFGALAASLAGKVQVSSSGDSFLAFQGLEKNLVRNGLAFDAVRGTPASEPLVGPYDRVLIRVPKTLALLEEQLIRLQGQLAPGAQVVAAAMVKHLPRAAGDLLERYIGPVQASLAVKKARLLIATPEAKAPTVSPYPSRYLLDEPAIELLNHANVFCREGLDIGTRAFLPHLPKNLGSARVADLGCGNGVLAIASALHNPDAHYTLVDESFMAVQSADENWRAALGAREVIVRAGDGLAGQAPQSLDVVLCNPPFHQQQVVGDFLAWRMFQQACEALVVGGALYIVGNRHLGYHSKLARLFRGVEQVAATPKFVILKARK; translated from the coding sequence ATGCCCTTGCTCGATACGCCCTTTGCCCAACTCGATCTGATCCGCCAGCCTGAACAGCAGAATGAACCGCTGCAAGCCTTCGATGCGGCCGACGAATACCTGCTCAATCATCTGGCCGCCGAGCAACCGGCAGCGGATACCCGGGTACTGGTGCTCAACGACAGCTTCGGCGCCCTCGCGGCCAGCCTGGCGGGCAAGGTTCAGGTCAGCAGCAGTGGTGACTCGTTCCTGGCTTTTCAGGGCCTTGAGAAAAACCTGGTGCGCAATGGCCTGGCCTTTGATGCCGTGCGCGGCACACCGGCCAGCGAGCCGTTGGTCGGCCCCTACGACCGGGTGCTGATTCGTGTGCCGAAAACCCTGGCGTTACTCGAAGAACAACTGATTCGCCTGCAAGGTCAACTGGCTCCGGGCGCGCAAGTGGTGGCTGCGGCGATGGTCAAGCATTTGCCGCGGGCGGCTGGCGACCTGCTGGAGCGCTACATCGGTCCGGTACAGGCGTCGCTGGCGGTGAAGAAGGCGCGCTTGCTGATCGCCACGCCCGAAGCGAAAGCCCCGACGGTCTCGCCCTACCCGTCGCGTTATCTGCTCGACGAACCGGCCATCGAGTTGCTCAACCACGCCAACGTGTTCTGCCGCGAAGGGCTGGACATCGGCACCCGCGCGTTCCTCCCGCACTTGCCGAAAAACCTTGGTTCGGCCCGGGTCGCCGACCTGGGCTGCGGCAACGGCGTATTGGCGATCGCCAGCGCCCTGCACAACCCTGACGCGCATTACACGCTGGTCGACGAATCGTTCATGGCGGTGCAATCGGCCGACGAGAACTGGCGGGCGGCACTGGGCGCACGAGAAGTGATCGTGCGGGCCGGCGATGGTCTGGCCGGACAAGCGCCGCAATCGCTGGACGTGGTGCTGTGCAATCCGCCGTTCCATCAACAGCAAGTGGTCGGCGACTTCCTCGCCTGGCGCATGTTCCAGCAAGCCTGCGAGGCGCTGGTGGTGGGCGGTGCGTTATACATCGTCGGCAACCGTCATCTGGGTTATCACAGCAAACTGGCGCGGCTGTTCCGTGGCGTCGAGCAAGTAGCGGCCACACCGAAATTCGTGATTCTCAAAGCCCGCAAGTAA
- a CDS encoding autoinducer binding domain-containing protein — protein sequence MEMWKESQLKQLTFAKEIETAYPILLRFAENIGFNFCAISLTSNNRNDNLNPLQINNYPQEWNELYELERYGKIDPVISHCNHCMLPVMWSEDLYSQTPELWQALQEHGLRHGWSQSFHHEASGLCTTLSLARKKGPLSPLELYEHFGYMFYVTGHLSELFARTLPRHTDPLTRPKLSPRELEVLKLSAVGKTAYEISRILCLSERTVNYHVQNVISKLNVCNKISAVIAATRIGLLDTP from the coding sequence ATGGAAATGTGGAAGGAGTCGCAACTGAAGCAACTGACTTTCGCAAAGGAGATAGAGACTGCCTATCCGATCCTTTTGAGATTCGCTGAGAATATCGGTTTTAATTTCTGCGCGATCTCGTTGACTTCGAATAATCGGAACGACAACTTAAACCCCTTGCAAATCAACAACTACCCTCAAGAGTGGAACGAACTCTATGAACTTGAACGCTACGGCAAGATTGATCCGGTAATATCACACTGCAATCACTGTATGTTGCCGGTGATGTGGAGCGAAGACCTGTACTCGCAAACACCAGAACTCTGGCAGGCGTTGCAAGAACATGGCTTGCGCCACGGCTGGTCACAGTCGTTCCATCATGAAGCATCCGGGCTCTGCACCACGCTGAGTCTCGCCAGAAAAAAGGGTCCTTTGAGCCCGCTCGAGCTGTACGAGCATTTCGGTTACATGTTCTACGTAACCGGCCATCTGAGCGAGTTGTTCGCCAGAACCTTGCCCAGGCACACCGACCCTCTCACCCGACCGAAGCTTTCACCCCGGGAACTGGAAGTGCTGAAGCTTTCGGCCGTCGGCAAGACCGCTTATGAAATTTCGCGGATCCTTTGCCTCAGCGAACGGACCGTGAACTATCACGTGCAGAACGTGATTTCGAAGTTGAATGTGTGCAACAAGATTTCCGCAGTCATTGCTGCCACGCGCATCGGCCTGCTGGACACGCCGTAA
- the cydB gene encoding cytochrome d ubiquinol oxidase subunit II, which produces MGIDLPLIWAVIIIFGIMMYVVMDGFDLGIGILFPFIPGKTDRDVMMNTVAPVWDGNETWLVLGGAALFGAFPLAYSVVLSALYLPLIFMLIGLIFRGVAFEFRFKAKDDKRHLWDKAFIGGSVAATFFQGVALGAFIDGLPVVNRQYAGGSLDWLTPFTLFCGAALVVAYALLGCTWLIMKTEGKLQEQMHNLARPLAFVLLAVIGIVSLWTPLAHPEIATRWFSKPNLFWFMPVPILVLVTMYGLIRAVARNANYMPFLLTLVLIFLGYSGLGISLWPNIVPPSISIWDAAAPPQSQGFMLVGTLFIIPFILGYTFWSYYVFRGKVTHEDGYH; this is translated from the coding sequence ATGGGTATTGATCTTCCGCTGATCTGGGCCGTGATCATCATCTTCGGCATCATGATGTACGTGGTCATGGACGGTTTCGACCTGGGGATCGGGATTCTCTTTCCGTTCATCCCGGGCAAGACCGACCGTGACGTGATGATGAACACCGTGGCCCCGGTGTGGGACGGCAACGAAACCTGGCTGGTACTGGGCGGCGCGGCGTTGTTTGGCGCGTTCCCGCTGGCCTACTCGGTGGTGCTGTCGGCGCTGTACCTGCCGCTGATCTTCATGCTGATCGGCCTGATTTTTCGCGGTGTGGCGTTCGAGTTCCGCTTCAAGGCCAAGGACGACAAGCGCCACCTGTGGGACAAGGCGTTCATCGGCGGTTCGGTGGCGGCGACGTTCTTTCAGGGCGTGGCACTCGGGGCATTCATCGACGGCTTGCCAGTGGTCAATCGGCAATACGCCGGCGGTTCACTGGACTGGCTGACGCCATTCACCCTGTTCTGCGGCGCTGCGCTGGTGGTGGCCTATGCCTTGCTCGGTTGCACCTGGCTGATCATGAAGACCGAAGGCAAGTTGCAGGAACAGATGCACAACCTCGCGCGGCCGCTGGCGTTCGTGCTGCTGGCGGTGATCGGCATCGTCAGTCTGTGGACGCCGCTGGCTCACCCGGAAATCGCGACACGCTGGTTCAGCAAGCCAAACCTGTTCTGGTTCATGCCGGTGCCGATTCTGGTGCTGGTGACGATGTACGGGCTGATCCGCGCGGTGGCGCGCAACGCCAACTACATGCCGTTCCTGCTGACCCTAGTGCTGATTTTTCTCGGTTACAGCGGTCTGGGCATCAGCCTGTGGCCGAACATCGTGCCGCCGTCGATCTCGATCTGGGACGCCGCTGCACCGCCGCAGAGCCAGGGCTTCATGCTGGTCGGTACGCTGTTCATCATCCCGTTCATCCTGGGTTACACCTTCTGGAGCTACTACGTGTTCCGCGGCAAGGTCACCCATGAAGACGGTTACCACTAG
- the katB gene encoding catalase KatB has protein sequence MNSTLGLGAFPHRRTLGVLIASLLTFSVNAAPLTRDNGAAVGDNQNSQTAGATGPVLLQDVQLIQKLQRFDRERIPERVVHARGTGAHGTFTVTNDLSDLSKAKVFAAGQVTPVFVRFSAVVHGNHSPETLRDPRGFATKFYTADGNWDLVGNNFPTFFIRDAIKFPDMVHAFKPDPRTNLDDDSRRFDFFSHVPEATRTLTELYSNSGTPASYREMDGNGVHAYKLVNAKGEVHYVKFHWKSLQGIKNLTPEQVTKVQGKDYSHMTNDLVSHINKGDFPKWDLYIQVLNPQDLSKFDFDPLDATKIWPNVPERKVGQMVLNRNPANVFQETEQVAMAPANVVPGIEPSEDRLLQGRVFSYADTQMYRLGANALQLPINAPKVAVNNGNQDGAMNFAATQSGVNYQPSRLQPRDEPQNARYSQMVLSGSTQQAKIQREQNFKQAGDLYRSFSQQERQDLIASFGGSLATTDDESKHIILSFLYKADPEYGSGVTKVANGDLSRVKALAAKLVD, from the coding sequence ATGAATTCCACTCTTGGACTGGGGGCTTTTCCCCATCGCCGTACGCTCGGCGTACTGATCGCCAGCCTGCTGACTTTTTCCGTGAACGCCGCACCCCTGACCCGAGATAACGGCGCAGCGGTTGGCGACAATCAGAACTCGCAGACCGCCGGCGCCACCGGCCCGGTGCTGCTGCAGGATGTGCAACTGATCCAGAAGCTCCAGCGTTTCGACCGCGAGCGCATTCCCGAGCGCGTGGTGCATGCCCGCGGTACCGGTGCCCATGGCACCTTCACGGTGACCAATGATCTCAGCGACCTGAGCAAGGCCAAGGTGTTCGCTGCCGGCCAGGTCACTCCGGTATTTGTGCGTTTCTCTGCGGTGGTGCATGGCAACCATTCCCCGGAAACCCTGCGCGATCCACGGGGTTTTGCCACCAAGTTCTACACCGCCGATGGCAACTGGGACCTGGTGGGCAACAACTTTCCGACCTTCTTCATCCGCGACGCAATCAAGTTTCCGGACATGGTTCACGCGTTCAAACCCGATCCGCGTACCAACCTGGACGATGACTCGCGTCGTTTCGACTTCTTCTCCCACGTACCGGAAGCCACTCGCACGCTGACCGAGTTGTATTCCAACTCGGGAACTCCAGCCAGTTATCGGGAAATGGACGGTAATGGTGTGCATGCCTACAAGTTGGTCAATGCCAAGGGCGAAGTGCACTACGTGAAGTTTCACTGGAAAAGTTTGCAAGGCATCAAAAATCTGACGCCCGAGCAAGTTACAAAAGTTCAGGGGAAAGATTACAGTCATATGACTAATGATCTGGTCAGTCATATCAACAAGGGTGATTTCCCGAAGTGGGACTTGTACATCCAAGTGCTAAATCCGCAAGATTTGTCCAAGTTTGATTTCGATCCATTGGACGCTACCAAGATCTGGCCGAATGTTCCTGAGCGAAAAGTTGGACAAATGGTGTTGAACCGTAACCCAGCCAATGTGTTCCAGGAAACCGAACAAGTTGCGATGGCCCCGGCCAATGTTGTTCCGGGTATCGAACCTTCCGAAGATCGTCTGTTGCAAGGCCGGGTGTTCTCTTATGCCGATACGCAGATGTATCGTCTGGGTGCCAATGCCCTGCAGTTGCCGATCAACGCGCCCAAAGTTGCCGTCAACAATGGCAATCAGGACGGTGCGATGAACTTCGCTGCCACGCAGTCCGGGGTGAATTATCAGCCGAGCCGTCTGCAACCGCGTGATGAGCCACAAAATGCGCGCTACAGCCAAATGGTGCTGTCGGGCAGCACCCAGCAGGCGAAGATTCAGCGTGAGCAGAACTTCAAGCAGGCCGGTGATCTGTATCGCTCGTTCAGCCAGCAGGAGCGTCAGGACCTGATCGCCAGCTTCGGCGGCTCGCTGGCCACCACCGATGACGAGAGCAAGCACATCATCCTGTCCTTCCTTTATAAGGCCGATCCGGAATACGGCAGCGGTGTGACCAAAGTCGCCAACGGTGACCTGAGCCGGGTCAAGGCGCTGGCGGCGAAACTGGTCGACTGA
- a CDS encoding ankyrin repeat domain-containing protein, with protein MRFCLLLLLGCLSFTALAEQNPEAIKAQLQDYYFDAARRGDVPMLETFIESGYSLDTRDSKGYTALILAAYHGQGAAVDQLLAAGADACAQDQRGNTALMGAIFKGEMQIARRLMATDCSPDQRNGAGQTAAMYAGLFKRVELLDALKAKGADLNAEDPLGNSAARLANGEIRTAAPR; from the coding sequence ATGCGATTTTGTCTGTTATTGCTGCTCGGTTGCCTGTCATTTACAGCGCTGGCCGAACAGAACCCCGAGGCGATCAAGGCCCAGTTGCAGGATTATTATTTCGATGCCGCCCGGCGCGGTGATGTGCCGATGCTCGAAACCTTTATCGAGTCCGGCTATTCCCTCGATACCCGCGACAGCAAGGGGTATACCGCTTTGATTCTGGCGGCGTATCACGGCCAGGGCGCGGCAGTTGATCAGTTACTGGCGGCGGGCGCAGATGCCTGCGCGCAGGATCAACGTGGCAACACGGCGCTGATGGGCGCGATTTTCAAGGGCGAGATGCAGATTGCCCGACGGTTGATGGCCACTGATTGCAGCCCCGATCAGCGCAATGGCGCCGGACAAACCGCTGCGATGTACGCCGGGTTGTTCAAGCGTGTCGAACTGCTCGACGCACTCAAGGCCAAGGGTGCCGACCTCAATGCCGAAGACCCTCTGGGCAACAGTGCCGCGCGTCTGGCCAACGGCGAAATCCGCACCGCCGCGCCGCGCTGA
- a CDS encoding YbdD/YjiX family protein, with protein MFNDLSRLGKYLGQAARLMVGMPDYDTYVEHMQTKHPDKPVMSYEMFFRERQEARYGGKGGPKCC; from the coding sequence ATGTTCAATGACCTGAGTCGCCTCGGTAAATACCTCGGTCAGGCCGCACGCCTGATGGTCGGCATGCCCGACTACGACACCTACGTCGAGCATATGCAAACCAAACACCCGGACAAACCGGTGATGAGCTACGAGATGTTCTTCCGCGAACGTCAGGAAGCGCGTTACGGTGGCAAGGGTGGGCCGAAGTGCTGTTGA
- a CDS encoding carbon starvation CstA family protein yields the protein MKNNNSLLRHLPWLVLAIVGACALGVVALRRGEAINALWIVVAAVAIYLVAYRYYSLFIANNVMQLDPRRATPAVLNNDGLDYVPTNKHILFGHHFAAIAGAGPLVGPVLAAQMGYLPGTLWLIAGVVLAGAVQDFMVLFMSTRRNGRSLGDMVREEMGRIPGTIALFGCFLIMIIILAVLALIVVKALAESPWGIFTVMATIPIAMFMGIYMRYIRPGRIGEISVIGVLLLLGSIWLGGQIAADPVWAKAFSFTGVQITWMLIGYGFVAAVLPVWLILAPRDYLSTFLKIGTIIALAIGILVTMPELKMPALTQFVDGTGPVWKGGLFPFLFITIACGAVSGFHALIASGTTPKLLDNETNARYIGYGGMLMESFVAIMAMVAASVIEPGVYFAMNSPAAVVGGDVASVAQMVSSWGFAITPEALQAVAHDIGETTILARAGGAPTLAVGIAQILHSVLPGENTMAFWYHFAILFEALFILTAVDAGTRAGRFMLQDLLGSFVPALKRTESWTANLIATAGCVAMWGWLLYQGVIDPLGGINTLWPLFGISNQMLAGIALMLGTVVLIKMKRQRYIWVTLLPAAWLLICTTTAGFIKLFDANPAIGFLSLAKKYSDALAAGQIIAPAKSIDQMQHVIFNAYTNATLTALFLFVVFSILFYALKVGIAAWGKKERTDKESPFQALPDA from the coding sequence ATGAAAAATAATAATAGCCTGCTACGCCACTTACCCTGGCTAGTGCTGGCAATCGTAGGAGCGTGCGCCCTGGGCGTAGTGGCATTGCGCCGAGGAGAGGCGATCAACGCCTTGTGGATCGTGGTCGCGGCAGTGGCCATTTATCTGGTTGCGTATCGTTACTACAGCCTGTTCATTGCAAACAATGTGATGCAACTCGATCCGCGTCGGGCCACCCCCGCCGTGCTCAACAATGACGGTCTGGACTACGTGCCGACCAACAAACACATTCTGTTCGGTCACCACTTCGCGGCCATTGCCGGCGCAGGCCCGCTGGTCGGCCCGGTATTGGCGGCGCAGATGGGCTATCTGCCCGGCACGCTGTGGCTGATTGCCGGGGTGGTGCTGGCGGGCGCGGTGCAGGACTTCATGGTCCTGTTCATGTCGACCCGGCGCAACGGCCGTTCCCTGGGCGACATGGTGCGTGAAGAAATGGGCCGCATCCCCGGCACCATCGCCCTGTTCGGCTGCTTCCTGATCATGATCATCATCCTCGCGGTGCTGGCGCTGATCGTGGTCAAGGCACTGGCGGAGAGCCCATGGGGCATCTTCACCGTGATGGCGACCATCCCGATCGCGATGTTCATGGGCATTTACATGCGCTACATCCGTCCGGGGCGCATCGGCGAGATCTCGGTCATCGGTGTGTTGCTGCTGCTCGGTTCGATCTGGCTCGGTGGGCAGATTGCCGCTGATCCGGTGTGGGCCAAGGCCTTCAGCTTCACCGGTGTGCAAATCACCTGGATGCTGATCGGTTACGGCTTCGTTGCCGCCGTGCTGCCGGTGTGGCTGATTCTGGCACCGCGCGACTACCTGTCGACGTTCCTCAAGATCGGTACCATCATCGCCCTGGCGATCGGCATTCTGGTAACCATGCCCGAGCTGAAAATGCCGGCGCTGACCCAGTTCGTCGACGGCACCGGGCCGGTGTGGAAGGGCGGTCTGTTCCCGTTCCTGTTCATCACCATCGCCTGCGGTGCGGTGTCCGGTTTCCACGCGTTGATCGCGTCGGGTACCACGCCGAAGCTGCTGGATAACGAAACCAACGCGCGTTACATCGGTTACGGCGGCATGCTGATGGAATCGTTCGTCGCGATCATGGCCATGGTTGCCGCTTCGGTGATCGAGCCGGGCGTGTACTTCGCCATGAACAGCCCGGCCGCTGTGGTCGGTGGTGACGTGGCTTCGGTGGCGCAAATGGTCAGCAGCTGGGGCTTCGCGATCACGCCGGAGGCGCTGCAAGCGGTGGCGCATGACATCGGTGAAACCACCATCCTCGCCCGTGCCGGCGGTGCACCGACCCTGGCGGTCGGTATCGCGCAGATCCTGCACAGTGTCCTGCCGGGTGAAAACACCATGGCGTTCTGGTACCACTTTGCGATCCTGTTCGAAGCGCTGTTTATCCTGACCGCTGTGGACGCCGGTACCCGTGCCGGGCGTTTCATGCTGCAGGACCTGCTCGGCTCCTTCGTGCCGGCGCTGAAACGTACCGAATCGTGGACCGCCAACCTGATCGCCACCGCCGGTTGTGTGGCGATGTGGGGCTGGTTGCTGTATCAGGGCGTGATCGACCCGTTGGGCGGCATCAATACCCTGTGGCCACTGTTCGGTATCTCCAACCAGATGTTGGCCGGTATCGCGCTGATGCTCGGCACCGTGGTCCTGATCAAGATGAAGCGTCAGCGCTACATCTGGGTGACCCTGCTGCCAGCCGCCTGGCTGCTGATCTGCACCACCACTGCAGGCTTCATCAAGCTGTTCGACGCCAACCCGGCGATCGGCTTCCTGTCGCTGGCCAAGAAGTACAGCGATGCCCTCGCCGCCGGACAAATCATCGCGCCGGCCAAGAGCATCGATCAGATGCAGCACGTGATCTTCAACGCCTACACCAACGCAACGCTGACGGCGCTGTTCCTGTTCGTGGTGTTCAGCATCCTGTTCTATGCGCTCAAGGTCGGCATCGCCGCCTGGGGCAAAAAAGAGCGTACGGATAAAGAATCGCCATTCCAGGCCCTGCCGGACGCGTAA
- a CDS encoding PilZ domain-containing protein has product MSEHPANRRRFKRIAFDARTELSQGHFIWPVKLIDLSLKGLLIEKPQPWLGDKEQDFFVDIHLSDDVNIQMDVHLAHEDHGQLGFVCRHISLESIQRLRRLIELNLADETELERELGALIEI; this is encoded by the coding sequence ATGAGCGAACACCCAGCCAATCGCCGTCGCTTCAAACGTATTGCGTTCGATGCCAGAACCGAGCTGAGTCAGGGCCACTTCATCTGGCCGGTGAAGTTGATCGACCTGTCGCTCAAGGGCTTGCTGATCGAGAAGCCGCAGCCGTGGCTGGGGGACAAGGAGCAGGATTTCTTCGTCGATATTCATCTGAGCGATGACGTGAATATTCAGATGGATGTGCATCTGGCCCATGAGGATCACGGGCAACTGGGGTTTGTCTGCCGGCATATCAGCCTGGAATCGATCCAGCGCTTGCGGCGGTTGATCGAGCTGAATCTGGCGGATGAAACCGAGCTTGAGCGCGAATTGGGTGCCTTGATCGAAATATAA
- the radA gene encoding DNA repair protein RadA produces MAKAKRMYGCTECGATFPKWAGQCGECGAWNTLTETMIESGGATAPTGRTGWAGQQAQIKTLAEVSIEEIPRFSTASGELDRVLGGGLVDGSVVLIGGDPGIGKSTILLQTLCNLAKSMPALYVTGEESQQQVAMRARRLGLPQDQLRVMTETCIETIIATARQEKPKVMVIDSIQTIFTEQLQSAPGGVSQVRESAALLVRYAKQSGTAIFLVGHVTKEGALAGPRVLEHMVDTVLYFEGESDGRLRLLRAVKNRFGAVNELGVFGMTDKGLKEVSNPSAIFLTRAQEEVPGSVVMATWEGTRPMLVEVQALVDDSHLANPRRVTLGLDQNRLAMLLAVLHRHGGIPTHDQDVFLNVVGGVKVLETASDLALMAAVMSSLRNRPLPHDLLVFGEVGLSGEVRPVPSGQERLKEAAKHGFKRAIVPKGNAPKEAPPGLQIIAVTRLEQALDALFE; encoded by the coding sequence ATGGCCAAGGCCAAGCGCATGTACGGCTGCACCGAGTGCGGCGCAACCTTTCCCAAGTGGGCGGGCCAGTGCGGCGAGTGCGGCGCCTGGAACACCCTGACCGAAACCATGATCGAAAGCGGCGGGGCCACGGCGCCCACCGGGCGTACCGGTTGGGCCGGGCAGCAGGCGCAGATCAAGACCCTGGCCGAAGTCAGCATCGAGGAGATTCCGCGCTTCTCCACCGCGTCCGGTGAGCTGGATCGGGTCTTGGGTGGCGGTCTGGTCGACGGTTCGGTGGTGCTGATCGGTGGTGATCCGGGGATCGGCAAGTCGACGATTCTGTTGCAGACCCTGTGCAACCTCGCCAAGAGCATGCCGGCGCTGTACGTCACCGGCGAAGAGTCCCAGCAGCAGGTCGCCATGCGCGCCCGACGTTTAGGGCTGCCTCAGGATCAATTGCGGGTGATGACCGAAACCTGCATCGAAACCATCATCGCCACGGCCCGCCAGGAAAAACCCAAGGTGATGGTGATCGACTCGATCCAGACCATTTTCACCGAACAGCTGCAATCGGCGCCGGGTGGTGTATCACAAGTGCGCGAGAGTGCGGCGTTGCTGGTGCGGTATGCCAAACAAAGCGGTACGGCGATTTTCCTCGTCGGTCACGTCACCAAGGAAGGCGCATTGGCAGGCCCAAGGGTTCTCGAACACATGGTCGACACCGTGCTGTATTTCGAAGGCGAGTCCGATGGGCGTTTGCGTCTGTTGCGGGCGGTGAAGAACCGTTTCGGTGCGGTCAACGAACTCGGTGTGTTCGGCATGACCGACAAGGGCCTGAAAGAAGTATCCAACCCTTCGGCGATTTTTCTGACCCGTGCCCAGGAAGAAGTCCCGGGCAGTGTGGTGATGGCCACCTGGGAAGGTACCCGGCCGATGCTGGTGGAAGTGCAGGCGCTGGTGGATGACAGCCATCTGGCCAATCCACGGCGCGTGACGTTGGGCCTTGATCAGAACCGATTGGCGATGTTGTTGGCGGTATTGCACCGTCACGGTGGTATTCCGACTCACGACCAGGACGTGTTCCTCAACGTGGTCGGCGGGGTGAAGGTGTTGGAGACCGCATCGGATCTGGCGTTGATGGCGGCGGTGATGTCGAGCCTGCGCAACCGGCCGTTGCCGCATGATCTGCTGGTGTTTGGCGAAGTCGGTTTGTCCGGTGAAGTGCGTCCGGTGCCGAGCGGTCAGGAGCGCTTGAAGGAAGCGGCCAAGCATGGCTTCAAACGCGCGATCGTGCCCAAGGGCAACGCGCCGAAGGAAGCGCCGCCGGGGTTGCAGATCATCGCCGTGACCCGCCTGGAGCAGGCGCTCGATGCACTGTTCGAGTAA
- a CDS encoding ferredoxin--NADP reductase yields MTASADKFTAQTLLDVQRLTPSLFTLRTTRDAGFRFSAGQFARLGVTKADGSTVWRAYSMVSSPFDEFLEFFSIVVPGGEFTSELSRLQVGDTLLVERQAFGYLTLDRFVDGRDLWLLSTGTGVAPFLSILQDFEVWERFERIILVYSVRETRELAYQPLIAGLAERDYLAEHAHKLRFIPTVTREQMRGALHGRITSLIENGELERAAGVELTPEHSRVMLCGNPQMIDDTRALLKKRHMSLSLARRPGQVAVENYW; encoded by the coding sequence ATGACCGCCAGCGCAGATAAGTTCACGGCCCAGACGTTGCTCGACGTGCAGCGCTTGACCCCCAGCCTGTTCACCCTGCGTACCACACGCGACGCCGGGTTTCGATTCAGCGCCGGACAATTCGCCCGCCTCGGCGTGACCAAGGCCGACGGCAGTACCGTGTGGCGCGCCTACTCGATGGTCTCGTCGCCATTCGACGAGTTTCTCGAGTTCTTTTCCATCGTGGTGCCGGGGGGCGAGTTCACCAGCGAGCTGAGCCGCTTGCAGGTGGGGGATACCTTGCTGGTGGAGCGCCAGGCCTTTGGCTACCTGACACTGGACCGGTTTGTCGATGGTCGGGATCTGTGGCTGTTATCCACAGGCACCGGGGTCGCGCCGTTTCTGTCGATCCTGCAGGACTTCGAGGTCTGGGAGCGGTTCGAGCGGATCATCCTGGTGTACAGCGTGCGTGAGACACGGGAGCTGGCCTATCAGCCTTTGATTGCGGGGTTGGCCGAGCGTGATTACCTGGCAGAACATGCCCATAAACTGCGATTCATTCCCACGGTTACCCGCGAACAAATGCGTGGCGCCTTGCACGGTCGGATTACCAGCCTGATTGAAAACGGCGAGCTGGAACGGGCAGCCGGTGTTGAACTGACCCCTGAGCACTCGCGTGTCATGCTCTGCGGCAATCCACAGATGATCGATGACACTCGGGCACTGCTGAAAAAACGCCACATGAGCCTGAGCCTGGCGCGGCGGCCGGGGCAGGTAGCGGTGGAAAACTACTGGTAG
- the mscL gene encoding large-conductance mechanosensitive channel protein MscL, with the protein MGVLSEFKAFAVKGNVVDMAVGIIIGAAFGKIVSSFVGDVIMPPIGLLIGGVDFSDLAVTLKAAEGSAPAVVLAYGKFIQSILDFVIVAFAIFMGVKAINRLKREEAVAPSLPPVPTKEEELLGEIRDLLKAQNNRP; encoded by the coding sequence ATGGGCGTGCTAAGTGAGTTCAAGGCCTTCGCGGTCAAAGGCAATGTGGTCGACATGGCCGTCGGTATCATCATCGGTGCCGCCTTCGGCAAAATCGTTTCGTCGTTTGTCGGCGACGTGATCATGCCGCCAATCGGCCTGCTGATCGGTGGGGTGGACTTCAGTGATCTGGCCGTTACGCTAAAAGCCGCCGAGGGCAGCGCCCCGGCCGTGGTATTGGCCTACGGTAAATTCATCCAGAGCATTCTGGACTTCGTGATCGTCGCCTTCGCGATTTTCATGGGCGTCAAAGCCATCAACCGCCTGAAACGCGAAGAAGCGGTGGCCCCTTCCCTGCCACCGGTTCCGACCAAGGAAGAAGAATTGCTCGGCGAGATTCGCGATCTGCTCAAGGCCCAGAACAACCGGCCTTGA